In the Sarcophilus harrisii chromosome 1, mSarHar1.11, whole genome shotgun sequence genome, one interval contains:
- the NHLRC1 gene encoding E3 ubiquitin-protein ligase NHLRC1 — MSAEASEREPALRTLVREAEISLLECKVCFEKFSHEKDRRPRNLTCGHVICLGCVTALVQPRTRTLECPFCRKAGKSSETSDCLPLLQFLELLGPVLRAPPSSEAGAARAPEDPAAKWVPGVLICSHSFGGWGTLINPTAMALCPRSERVVIVHDGRKRVKVFDSDGICVHQFGEKGEAAQEVRYPLGVTVTCDGHVVITDAGDRSVKVFDLSGQNKLVIGNRFSLPWGVQTTPQKEIMVSDAGAGSLHLLVVDFQKGELRRAERLLAHLCNPRALAVSPITGAIAVTEHRLAQGPCSASTRVKVFSAGLQLLGQVDTFGLSLFIPSKIEATAVTFDHQGNVIVADTTTQAIVCLGKPEEFPVLKPIITQGLSYPVALTYTEDNSLLVLDSGVHAVKVYKAGCSL; from the coding sequence ATGTCTGCAGAGGCTTCGGAGAGAGAGCCGGCTCTGAGAACGCTGGTGAGGGAAGCTGAGATCAGCCTGCTCGAGTGCAAAGTGTGCTTTGAAAAATTCAGCCACGAGAAGGACCGGAGGCCCAGGAACTTGACCTGCGGCCATGTGATTTGCCTGGGCTGTGTAACGGCCCTGGTGCAACCCCGGACCCGCACCCTCGAGTGTCCCTTCTGCAGGAAAGCGGGCAAGAGCTCCGAGACCAGTGACTGCTTACCGCTGCTGCAGTTCCTCGAGCTCCTGGGCCCCGTGCTCCGCGCACCCCCATCCTCAGAGGCGGGGGCAGCTAGGGCACCTGAGGATCCGGCGGCCAAGTGGGTCCCCGGGGTTCTGATATGCAGCCACtcttttggggggtgggggaccCTTATCAACCCCACTGCGATGGCCTTGTGTCCGAGGTCCGAGAGGGTGGTTATAGTGCATGACGGCAGGAAGCGAGTAAAGGTATTTGACTCAGATGGAATATGTGTCCATCAGTttggagaaaagggggaggcCGCCCAGGAAGTCCGGTATCCGCTGGGTGTTACCGTTACCTGTGACGGCCATGTGGTCATCACCGATGCTGGGGACCGCTCAGTGAAAGTATTTGATCTTTCAGGGCAGAATAAGCTGGTCATTGGAAATCGCTTTTCTTTGCCCTGGGGTGTGCAGACCACCCCACAGAAAGAAATTATGGTGTCTGATGCAGGGGCGGGGTCGCTTCACCTTTTGGTGGTTGACTTTCAGAAAGGGGAGCTTAGGAGGGCGGAAAGGCTCCTGGCTCATCTCTGCAACCCCAGAGCCCTCGCTGTGTCTCCGATCACTGGGGCCATCGCGGTAACAGAACACCGGCTAGCTCAGGGGCCTTGCTCTGCCAGCACCAGAGTGAAGGTGTTTAGCGCCGGCTTGCAGCTCCTGGGCCAGGTGGACACTTTCGGCCTGAGCCTCTTCATCCCCTCCAAAATAGAAGCCACTGCTGTAACCTTTGACCACCAGGGAAATGTCATTGTTGCTGATACAACTACCCAAGCTATAGTGTGTTTAGGGAAACCTGAGGAGTTTCCAGTCTTGAAACCTATCATTACCCAAGGGCTTTCTTACCCTGTGGCATTGACTTACACAGAAGATAATTCCCTTCTTGTTCTAGACAGTGGAGTCCATGCTGTAAAAGTCTATAAAGCTGGCTGCTCACTCTAA